One genomic region from Longimicrobium sp. encodes:
- a CDS encoding ABC transporter ATP-binding protein, translating to MIDVQQLRKVYDGRVAVADLSFQVRGGEILGIVGPNGAGKTTTLRAICGIHPPTSGHVSIGGFDVERQAMEAKRRLALIPDEPHLFASLTVWEHLDFTARVYGVREWHPAAERLLAELELADRRDSMADELSRGMRQKVAVACALLHDPAALLLDEPLTGLDPRGIRTLYDTLRRRAAAGAAVVLSSHLLGQIEGLCTSFLILRQGQLLFHGSRDELRERFAGELGPDATLEDIFFHVTEGDAPAAEATG from the coding sequence ATGATCGACGTCCAGCAGCTCCGCAAGGTGTACGACGGCCGCGTGGCCGTCGCCGATCTCAGCTTCCAGGTGCGCGGCGGAGAGATCCTGGGCATCGTGGGACCCAACGGGGCGGGGAAGACCACGACGCTTCGCGCCATCTGCGGCATCCATCCACCCACGAGCGGCCACGTGTCCATCGGCGGGTTCGACGTGGAGCGGCAGGCGATGGAAGCCAAGCGCCGCCTGGCCCTGATCCCCGACGAGCCGCACCTGTTCGCCAGCCTGACGGTGTGGGAGCACCTGGACTTCACCGCCCGCGTGTACGGCGTGCGCGAATGGCACCCCGCGGCCGAGCGTCTGCTGGCGGAGCTGGAGCTGGCGGACCGCCGCGACAGCATGGCCGACGAGCTTTCGCGCGGCATGCGGCAGAAGGTGGCGGTTGCCTGCGCCCTCCTTCACGATCCCGCCGCGCTGCTGCTGGACGAGCCACTGACCGGCCTGGACCCGCGCGGCATCCGCACCCTGTACGACACGCTGCGCAGGCGCGCGGCGGCGGGCGCGGCGGTGGTGCTCTCGTCGCACCTGCTGGGACAGATCGAGGGATTGTGCACCTCGTTCCTCATCCTGCGGCAGGGGCAGCTGCTCTTCCACGGCTCGCGCGACGAGCTGCGCGAGCGCTTCGCGGGTGAGCTGGGGCCGGACGCCACGCTGGAAGACATCTTCTTTCACGTGACCGAGGGTGACGCACCAGCGGCGGAGGCGACGGGGTGA